The genomic interval TCGCTCGACTTTCCAAGTCGATAGCGTGCCCTGGCAAGCGTTTAGCCATCGCCAAATGGTTTCTTGCGCAGACAGGCCCCCCACCCTCGCATTCGCCTCAAGGGCTCTGCTCGACCTCCCCCAAGTTCCTTGGGGGAGGTGACGCTGTAAGTCGCGGATCAAAGCGGATGGTCGTGTTCGTTTTCGACTTGGAAAGTCGAACGACAATTGTCGGCTAAGACGACTCGCCATATCGCTTCAGTTTACGATCCAGGGTGCTGCGTTCGATGCCGAGTATCGAAGACGCCCGGCTCTTGTTGCCTTCCGTGTACTGCAAGACACGATCGATATGTTGTCGCTCCAGTTCGGCGATCGTGATTTCGATCTGCTCCGGTTGATTGGGAAACACGTTGGTTTGGCCTTCCGACATTGCTGGCAGCAATACCAAGTCATGCACGTCAATCGAGTTCCTCGTATTGAGCACGACGGCGCGTTCGATCACGTTTTTCAGCTCGCGGATGTTTCCGGGCCAGGAGTACGACAACAGCAGCTTGGCGGCTTCGGGCGTGATCGACTCGATCTTGCGGCCCATCTGCAAGTTGAACTGTTTCAAAAAGTGGTTGGCCAACAACAAGATGTCTTGGCCACGTTGTCGTAGCGGCGGGACAACGATTTCGACGACGTGCAAACGGTAATACAGGTCTTGTCGAAATGTTCCTTCGGCGACCATCGCTCGCAAGTCACGGTTGGTCGCTGCAACCACTCGCACGTCGACTTGGATGGGCACGTGACCGCCCACGCGTTCGAACGGATGGCCTTCCAAGACACGCAGAAACTTTGCCTGAATCTCGGCGTCCATCTCACCGATTTCGTCCAGCATCAACGTTCCTCCATCGGCCGCTTCGAACTTGCCTTGTTTGCGGTCCGTTGCTCCGGTGAAGGCACCTTTCTCGTGTCCGAACAACTCGCTTTCCAGTAACGAAGGCGACAGTGCGGCGCAGTTCATGCAGACCAACGGACCGCCACGTCGCTGGCTGCCATGATGGATCGCGGCGGCCACCAGTTCTTTGCCGACCCCGGACTCGCCGCGAACCAAAACGGTCGCGGATGTCGGGGCGGCCAACGCGATCGACTCGATCACTTTCTGCACCGGCTCACTCTTGCCCACGATTCGGACTTTGTCGGTGAGTTGTTCTTGCAGTTGTCGCAGCTGGCGTTTGGTCTGTTTTAGGGAGCGATCCAACCGGGTGCGTATTTGGAGGCCGGAAAGTAGTTCAGCCAAGATTTCAGCGACCGCCAGCACAAACTCCAGGTCTTCTGGACGCAGCAGCGGCGTTCCCCCGTCGGAGGTCAGGTGCAGCAGTCCACGCAGGACGCCATCTCGATCGCGAACGGGGGCCAAGATCAGGCTCTCCGCGTCGACTTCGCCGTGGCTGTTTTCGGTGGCCAGCGAGCGATCGCCCATCACATTTCTTGCCAAGACGGCTTCGCCGCCGTCGCTGCTGACGCTGGAGATGAGTGATTCCGGCGGCCGACGATAGCTCTTGGCTCCGTTTTGCCGAGTGGCCGTCAGGGTCGGTGAATCATTCGCATCGGCAGCAGCGGACTTGGTTGCCGACGGTGGGGCGTGCATCAAGTACGCAGCGGCGGTGGAAATTTGCAAATTTTCCGTCAGACGATCCAAAACGATCTCGATCGCTTCGTTGACGTCTTCGGCGCGTGCCAGCTCGAATGCCAGTTGCAACAATTTGCCGTGTGCGACCACTTGAGCGGACGCCGCCGACCCACTGACCGTGACGGGCGGTCCATAAAGATATTGACTTCGTGAGCGTCGATCCGTGATCGCGCTGGGGTCCATTTCCATCGTCAACTGATCGTCGGTCGCTTGGCTGCTCTCGCCCGCGACAGGTTTTCCCGTGCCGGCACCTTCGATCGTGCGGACAAATTGGATGGAAAATCCAGCGATTTCGATGGTGCTGCCATCTTTCAGCGGAGCGTCGCCCGTGATCGTGGCACTGTCGACGATGGTTCCGTTTCGGCTGCCCAGATCCTCGATCCGCCATGAGTCGCCGGACCAGTGGATGCGTGCGTGACGCCGGCTGGCTTTTTCGCTGCGGACCACGATTTGGCTGGCCGATGAACGACCGATGATGGCGTCACCGGGTGGAGAAAGCCGGAAGACGTCGCTCCAGCGTCCGGCGGACCGCAGAACCAAATAGGCGTTCTTTGTGGTACTGGCCGCAGCGTTATCGGGAGGGCTGGCGTTGGCGGGCTCGGTGGGCGGCGTGATACCGCTAGCGAGCTCCGAGGATTCTTTGGGGCTGGGAGTCAAGATTCACGGAGCCTTGGTGATTGAGAAAAGCATCGGAGCGGGCGAAACTCTGCCGGAAACTCTGTTGGGGGGCCTGGTTGATCGGCCCACCGCTGACGTTCTCTGACCGCAGCGGTATTGGTCGCGCCGTCAGGGTTCGCGCGGGACGGTTGTCACGATTGTGTCGAGGACCGGCATCTGAATCGTCCGCAGGATGAGTCTTCTGTTGCGACCGACTGGGGGCGCAACTATTCTAAACTTCGTCGGAACCGACATTTATCGCGGGAATTGCGATCATGAAACGTTCCGCCAAGTGATATTCTATGACTTGGAGCTGCAGAATGCAGCACCGGTCCGGATACCGCCTCGATCACTTTTCCGACCGTTCGGTCTTACACCCTTTTGCAAAAATCCTTTCGACGCCACTGATACTGACCGTCTGATCTGACCTGGGGAGGTCGGTGAAACCGGCGTCGAAGCTTTCGGAGATCCATTCGATGGAATTGGGCATTGCTCGTTTAACACGTTCTGTCGTCGCCCTGACGTTCGCAGGTTTCTTGGTGGCAGCGTCACTGGATGCCGGTTTCAATGGCGGCGGCGGTGGTCGCAACGTCGGGGGTGTCATGATCGATACCGCTGGTGTGGTGCGAACGGCGACGGTTGAGGAACAGCAGGAATTTGTCAACTTGAT from Stieleria varia carries:
- a CDS encoding sigma 54-interacting transcriptional regulator — protein: MTPSPKESSELASGITPPTEPANASPPDNAAASTTKNAYLVLRSAGRWSDVFRLSPPGDAIIGRSSASQIVVRSEKASRRHARIHWSGDSWRIEDLGSRNGTIVDSATITGDAPLKDGSTIEIAGFSIQFVRTIEGAGTGKPVAGESSQATDDQLTMEMDPSAITDRRSRSQYLYGPPVTVSGSAASAQVVAHGKLLQLAFELARAEDVNEAIEIVLDRLTENLQISTAAAYLMHAPPSATKSAAADANDSPTLTATRQNGAKSYRRPPESLISSVSSDGGEAVLARNVMGDRSLATENSHGEVDAESLILAPVRDRDGVLRGLLHLTSDGGTPLLRPEDLEFVLAVAEILAELLSGLQIRTRLDRSLKQTKRQLRQLQEQLTDKVRIVGKSEPVQKVIESIALAAPTSATVLVRGESGVGKELVAAAIHHGSQRRGGPLVCMNCAALSPSLLESELFGHEKGAFTGATDRKQGKFEAADGGTLMLDEIGEMDAEIQAKFLRVLEGHPFERVGGHVPIQVDVRVVAATNRDLRAMVAEGTFRQDLYYRLHVVEIVVPPLRQRGQDILLLANHFLKQFNLQMGRKIESITPEAAKLLLSYSWPGNIRELKNVIERAVVLNTRNSIDVHDLVLLPAMSEGQTNVFPNQPEQIEITIAELERQHIDRVLQYTEGNKSRASSILGIERSTLDRKLKRYGESS